A DNA window from Lagenorhynchus albirostris chromosome 5, mLagAlb1.1, whole genome shotgun sequence contains the following coding sequences:
- the B3GNT5 gene encoding lactosylceramide 1,3-N-acetyl-beta-D-glucosaminyltransferase, giving the protein MDVRMFVSGRRVKKWQFIQLFATCFLLSLMFFWIPIDNHIVSHMKSYSYRYLINSYDFVNDSLSLKRSEDGAPRYQYLINHEEKCQTQDVLLLLFVKTAPENYNRRSAIRKTWGNEKYVRSELNANIKTLFVLGTPSDPLTRERLQRRLVWEDQMYNDIIQQGFADSFYNLTLKFLLQFSWANSFCPHAKFLMTADDDIFIHMPNLIEYLQSLERIGVQDFWIGRVHRGAPPVRDKSSKYYVSYEMYQWPAYPDYTAGAAYVISGDVAAKVYEASQTLNSSLYIDDVFMGLCANKIGIVPQYHVFFSGEGKTPYHPCIYEKMMTSYGHVEDLQDLWKDATDPRVKMISKGFFGQLYCRIIKIVLLCKLTCEDTYPCRAAFA; this is encoded by the coding sequence ATGGACGTCAGAATGTTTGTTAGTGGCAGGAGAGTAAAAAAATGGcaatttattcagttatttgcCACTTGTTTTCTACTAAGCCTCATGTTCTTCTGGATACCGATCGATAACCACATCGTGAGCCACATGAAGTCCTACTCTTACAGATACCTCATAAATAGCTACGACTTTGTGAATGATAGCCTGTCTCTTAAGCGCAGCGAGGATGGGGCTCCTCGCTACCAGTACTTGATAAACCATGAGGAGAAGTGTCAAACACAAGACGTCCTGCTCTTACTGTTTGTAAAGACTGCTCCTGAAAACTACAATCGCCGTTCTGCCATTAGGAAAACATGGGGCAATGAGAAGTATGTTCGCTCTGAACTTAACGCCAACATTAAAACTCTGTTTGTCTTAGGAACACCTTCTGACCCACTGACAAGAGAAAGACTTCAGAGAAGACTGGTTTGGGAAGATCAGATGTACAATGATATAATTCAGCAAGGCTTTGCTGATTCTTTCTATAATCTTACTCTTAAATTTCTTCTGCAGTTCAGTTGGGCAAATAGCTTTTGTCCACATGCCAAATTCCTTATGACTGCTGATGATGACATATTTATTCACATGCCAAATCTTATTGAATACCTTCAGAGTTTAGAACGAATTGGTGTTCAAGACTTTTGGATTGGTCGTGTTCATCGTGGTGCCCCTCCCGTCAGAGACAAAAGCAGCAAATACTATGTCTCCTATGAAATGTACCAGTGGCCAGCTTACCCTGACTATACTGCAGGAGCCGCCTACGTGATCTCTGGTGATGTAGCCGCCAAAGTCTATGAGGCATCACAGACACTTAACTCTAGTCTTTACATAGACGATGTGTTCATGGgcctctgtgccaataaaatagGGATAGTACCACAATACCATGTGTTTTTCTCTGGGGAAGGTAAAACTCCTTATCATCCCTGCATCTATGAAAAAATGATGACATCTTATGGGCATGTAGAAGACCTTCAGGACCTTTGGAAGGATGCCACAGACCCAAGAgtaaaaatgatttcaaaaggTTTCTTTGGTCAATTATACTGCAGAATAATTAAGATAGTCCTCCTTTGCAAACTGACCTGTGAGGATACGTATCCGTGTAGGGCTGCCTTTGCCTAA